From Fundidesulfovibrio terrae, a single genomic window includes:
- a CDS encoding PAS domain S-box protein: protein MKTGLEKILRGSVQKKILLLVFLCVLPPLAVIINAGVERQQHALDMVKSDAAALVEETADIQSIATESTRRMLSVLSALPATSLDDGEESGAILRRALKAGSGYLNLLLCRADGSRMVAAEPVDREALLKAPFFRPIQAAQAFSASGFLRTQADGRPGIAFAAPFGSGDAAGIAVAIVDLGLFEPLSRMPGLPAGTVFDVADRNGTILFTSSPPGSGPVPGGALDRDSLALMTSVPDRAVIRARDADGLGQIVAYRRLRLKDGGEPYMHFWVRMPESAALSRAHGILLRDILLVLAATALALSVAILAGRLIIVGKVKRLIDAAGMLSAGNMDTRSGLDYADGELGQLAKSFDSMAHTLTQDIARRERAERDTAASREFLDKIINSISDPIFVKDHRHSFILVNDALCTLIGKSREEVLGRDDSDFFPKAQVDFFWKRDAVVLETGEEDISDEVITDKFGQIRVIVTTKTRYIDTSGNRFVVGIIRDVTENKRAGMELLRRTAELDERVKMLDCLYGISHLSQKRGVTLGGILGEAATLLPPVLTFGESAVARIVYEGVQHAPPGFRTPVASITEDILVRGQCHGFVEAGYPEPKTVLDDGPFTRDERKIIQVVAEHLGQIAERAVAEQELKESEERFRRIVETANEGIAVLNPAQRITYVNSVMADMLGYEPADIVGQHMEMFLYEPYRQDRNTNRGRRSRLDRKRERMFLRKDGTILCTIASVTPVTDREGHFAGSFGMYADITDRKMAEEKLHELNESLEQLVRDRTEDLSRKTTDLEAKARELEEANRELTRTAEKLERSRRRSEEATRAKSIFLANMSHEVRTPINAILGLSDLALRRGASGEAGRFLEMIHKSSHGLLALVNDILDFSKLEAGKAEVEAIDFNLPRLVQDMVVTFSHQAEAKGLRLDLVIDDDVPRFVVSDPTKLRAILANLCSNAVKFTEEGGVTVTVAYSKGVTAFTVEDTGIGIPEDKSSLVFRSFRQADESVGRKYGGTGLGLSISRKLTKLLGGTLSYQPRPGGGSRFSLSLPLKPGIDHEDARQLRQEKLWSAEHLKPMRILLAEDHEMGRELLSSFLGGFGHEVVLAEDGAQALEKLKQGGFDLVLMDGRMPVMDGMEAVRAIRAGACGEAGKSLPIVAITAQAMQGDREAFLAAGMDDYVTKPVDLDEVLLVLARHAPLSKRAEAREKTLVSTPEMGEGASGGSGERPAPEPGEAPLLDREVALARLKGMTALLEAMEATFIRATPEDLAELSRADAAGDAANVRLYAHRIKGNAAGVGALRLSEAARRVEAAAVKGGAPGVAALDGLKTLFDQTSAEMNRVKNTAGDAR from the coding sequence ATGAAGACGGGTTTGGAAAAGATCCTGCGCGGATCAGTCCAGAAGAAGATTCTTTTGCTCGTCTTTCTGTGCGTCCTGCCTCCGCTGGCCGTGATCATCAATGCTGGGGTGGAGCGCCAGCAGCACGCCCTGGACATGGTGAAGTCCGACGCGGCGGCGCTGGTGGAGGAAACGGCCGACATCCAAAGCATCGCCACCGAGTCCACGCGGCGCATGCTTTCCGTGTTGAGCGCTCTTCCCGCGACCTCGCTGGACGACGGCGAGGAAAGCGGCGCCATTCTGCGCCGGGCGCTCAAGGCGGGCAGCGGATACCTGAACCTGCTCCTGTGCCGGGCCGACGGCTCCCGCATGGTGGCCGCCGAGCCAGTGGACCGCGAGGCGTTGCTCAAGGCTCCATTTTTCCGGCCGATCCAGGCCGCGCAAGCATTTTCGGCCAGTGGCTTCCTGCGCACCCAGGCCGACGGGCGCCCCGGCATTGCTTTCGCCGCTCCGTTCGGATCCGGAGACGCGGCGGGCATCGCCGTGGCCATCGTGGATCTGGGCCTGTTCGAACCTCTCTCCCGCATGCCGGGTCTGCCCGCCGGAACGGTTTTCGATGTCGCCGACCGCAATGGGACGATCCTCTTCACCAGCTCTCCTCCAGGGTCGGGCCCGGTCCCGGGAGGCGCCCTGGACCGGGACTCCCTGGCGCTCATGACCTCAGTCCCGGACAGGGCCGTGATCAGAGCCCGAGACGCCGACGGTCTCGGCCAGATCGTGGCCTACCGGCGGCTGCGCCTTAAAGACGGCGGCGAGCCCTACATGCACTTCTGGGTCAGGATGCCCGAATCCGCTGCTCTGAGCCGGGCCCACGGCATCCTTCTGCGCGACATACTGCTCGTGCTGGCCGCCACCGCCCTGGCCCTGAGCGTGGCCATCCTTGCGGGAAGGCTGATCATCGTGGGCAAGGTAAAGCGCCTCATCGACGCGGCCGGCATGCTCAGCGCGGGCAACATGGACACGCGCAGCGGGCTCGACTACGCCGATGGGGAGCTTGGCCAATTGGCCAAGTCCTTCGACTCCATGGCCCACACCCTCACCCAGGACATCGCCCGGCGCGAGCGGGCCGAACGCGATACCGCCGCGTCCCGCGAGTTTCTGGACAAGATCATAAACAGCATCTCGGACCCCATATTCGTCAAGGACCACCGGCACAGCTTCATCCTGGTCAACGACGCCCTGTGCACGCTGATCGGCAAGTCCCGCGAGGAGGTCCTGGGCCGGGACGACTCGGACTTCTTCCCCAAGGCGCAGGTGGATTTCTTCTGGAAAAGGGACGCCGTGGTGCTCGAAACCGGAGAGGAAGACATCTCCGACGAGGTCATCACCGACAAGTTCGGCCAGATTCGGGTCATCGTCACCACCAAGACCCGCTACATCGACACTTCGGGCAACCGCTTCGTGGTGGGCATCATTCGCGACGTCACCGAGAACAAGCGGGCTGGCATGGAGCTTCTGCGCCGCACCGCCGAACTGGATGAGCGGGTGAAGATGCTCGACTGCCTTTACGGAATCTCCCACCTGAGCCAGAAGCGCGGCGTCACCCTCGGTGGCATCCTGGGGGAGGCCGCGACGCTGCTCCCTCCGGTGCTCACCTTCGGAGAATCCGCCGTGGCCAGAATCGTTTACGAAGGCGTGCAGCATGCCCCTCCCGGTTTCAGGACTCCGGTGGCGTCCATCACCGAGGACATTCTGGTGCGAGGACAGTGCCACGGCTTCGTGGAGGCGGGTTACCCGGAGCCGAAGACCGTCCTGGACGACGGTCCCTTCACCCGCGACGAACGCAAGATCATCCAGGTGGTGGCCGAGCACCTCGGGCAGATCGCAGAGCGCGCGGTGGCCGAGCAGGAGCTCAAGGAGAGCGAGGAGCGCTTCAGGCGCATCGTGGAAACCGCAAACGAAGGAATCGCCGTTCTCAACCCCGCTCAGCGCATCACCTATGTGAACTCGGTCATGGCGGACATGTTGGGCTACGAGCCTGCCGACATCGTTGGGCAGCACATGGAGATGTTCCTGTACGAACCCTACCGGCAGGACCGGAACACAAACCGCGGTCGCCGGAGCCGTCTCGACCGCAAGCGCGAACGGATGTTCCTGCGCAAGGACGGAACCATCCTGTGCACCATCGCCTCGGTCACTCCCGTCACGGATCGCGAGGGACATTTCGCAGGGTCCTTTGGCATGTACGCGGACATAACCGACCGGAAAATGGCCGAGGAGAAGCTCCATGAGCTCAACGAGAGCCTGGAGCAGCTGGTGCGCGACAGGACCGAGGACCTCTCCCGCAAGACCACCGACCTGGAAGCCAAGGCCCGCGAGCTGGAAGAGGCCAACCGGGAACTGACCCGCACCGCCGAGAAGCTCGAACGCTCGCGCAGGCGCTCGGAGGAGGCCACCAGGGCCAAGTCGATCTTCCTGGCCAACATGAGCCACGAGGTGCGCACCCCCATCAATGCCATCCTGGGCCTGTCCGACCTGGCCCTGCGCAGGGGGGCCTCCGGTGAGGCCGGGCGTTTCCTGGAGATGATCCACAAGAGCAGCCACGGGCTTCTGGCGCTTGTCAACGACATCCTGGATTTTTCCAAGCTCGAGGCGGGAAAGGCCGAGGTGGAGGCCATAGATTTCAACCTGCCGAGACTCGTGCAGGACATGGTGGTCACGTTCTCCCACCAAGCCGAGGCCAAAGGGCTCAGGCTGGACCTGGTCATTGACGACGACGTGCCCCGGTTCGTGGTCTCCGACCCCACCAAGCTGCGGGCCATCCTGGCAAACCTCTGCTCCAACGCGGTGAAGTTCACCGAAGAGGGCGGGGTTACGGTGACGGTGGCCTATTCCAAGGGCGTGACCGCCTTCACCGTCGAGGACACCGGCATCGGCATCCCCGAGGACAAGAGCTCCCTTGTCTTCAGAAGCTTCCGGCAGGCGGACGAGAGCGTGGGGCGCAAGTACGGCGGCACCGGGCTCGGGCTTTCCATCAGCCGCAAGCTGACCAAGCTTCTGGGCGGGACGCTTTCCTACCAGCCCCGGCCGGGGGGCGGCTCGCGCTTCTCCCTTTCCCTGCCCTTGAAGCCGGGCATCGACCACGAGGACGCCCGCCAGCTCAGGCAAGAAAAACTGTGGTCGGCCGAGCATCTCAAGCCCATGCGCATCCTGTTGGCGGAAGACCACGAAATGGGCCGGGAGCTCCTGAGCTCGTTCCTGGGGGGATTCGGGCACGAGGTGGTGTTGGCCGAGGACGGAGCCCAGGCCCTGGAAAAGCTCAAGCAGGGCGGCTTCGACCTGGTGCTCATGGACGGACGCATGCCTGTGATGGACGGCATGGAGGCCGTCAGGGCCATACGGGCAGGGGCCTGCGGCGAGGCCGGCAAGAGCCTGCCCATCGTGGCCATCACCGCCCAGGCCATGCAAGGCGACCGCGAGGCGTTCCTTGCCGCCGGAATGGATGATTACGTGACAAAGCCGGTGGACCTGGACGAGGTTTTGCTGGTACTGGCACGACATGCACCTCTCTCTAAACGTGCGGAAGCCCGGGAAAAGACGCTCGTCTCCACTCCGGAAATGGGGGAGGGGGCTTCCGGCGGTTCCGGGGAGCGACCCGCGCCGGAACCCGGCGAGGCGCCGCTTCTGGACCGGGAGGTCGCCCTGGCCCGGCTCAAGGGCATGACCGCGCTCCTCGAGGCCATGGAGGCGACCTTCATCAGGGCCACTCCCGAGGACCTCGCGGAGCTGTCCCGCGCTGACGCGGCGGGCGACGCGGCGAATGTCAGGCTCTACGCTCACCGTATCAAGGGCAACGCGGCCGGAGTCGGCGCGCTCCGCCTGAGTGAGGCGGCCAGGAGGGTGGAAGCGGCCGCCGTCAAAGGGGGCGCCCCTGGCGTCGCGGCCTTGGACGGCTTGAAGACGCTTTTCGATCAGACATCGGCTGAAATGAACCGCGTGAAGAACACGGCCGGGGATGCCCGGTAG
- a CDS encoding PAS domain S-box protein, translated as MNPDDGKSRDELLAELGELRRSHHLFQDSEVLAGMGSWAWDIERDLAHFSRGWLALHGLEESRLDLEECLSLAHPEDRLAVMAALRDALDGTAPFDIEYRIVRRSDGETRVVHACARVARDESGRPVKVSGFIRDITERAMAFRDLRRANDFLEQLIETANVLVVCLDKSGRILVCNGAVERATGYERDELLGRSWFDTVVPGDRYCELVELFQSIQTGSDYPRNHANPIVSKLGEERHFSWQNSRFAGFDGAFFTVSFGYDITEQVNAEKALRVIRKHSDLLSDFLENSSQPFLAMWPDGKIAIVNKAFSVLLGYSRKELLELAWTGALVPIENRQAGNDAMERLRATGQPVRFETCLVRLGGAHVPVEVNLHQFLGPDGSVEYYYAFVSDITERKSSRDRLQAAMNAVEAASRAKSEFLANMSHEIRTPLSAILGLAELSQRVPDPLKTARHLSMIAESAHTLLAIIGDVLDLSRVEAGKLQLDSKVFSLGHLVEKVLEPFAYPCREKRIELAWEIDTDVPNTLMGDPTRLGQVLTNLVGNALKFTDQGTISVSVRMLRNALSGLAVLQFTVTDTGVGIAPGDIEMIFDSFRQADSSYSKAYQGAGLGLAICRELVSLMGGRIWAESVPGRGSAFYFTAAFEPARGVVSQSARTGQAEGGAQSAVRILVAEDNPFNRHVFEQYLSMLGHSVQAVGDGQATLECLKSYEFDLVFLDVQMPKLDGLEVVGRIRAGECGERTAGMPVVALTAYAMQGDEKRFLDAGMTGYLAKPVTLEALQDAIVRHTQGGARQQSMNPMMDSVRESFRPMVKDFLHFIRGRADSARASVEAGDFAGARAAGHDIKGTSLAFGVSPINAAGESLERACGKNDRAEAVLALRQLDDLLEEVASSIHEPR; from the coding sequence ATGAACCCCGACGACGGAAAATCGCGGGATGAACTGCTCGCCGAACTGGGCGAACTGCGCAGGAGCCATCACCTGTTCCAGGATAGCGAGGTCCTGGCGGGCATGGGCTCCTGGGCGTGGGATATCGAGAGGGACCTGGCCCATTTCTCACGGGGATGGCTTGCGTTGCACGGCCTTGAAGAAAGCCGCCTCGACCTCGAGGAATGCCTGTCGCTGGCTCATCCCGAGGACCGGCTGGCCGTCATGGCCGCACTGCGCGACGCCCTGGACGGAACCGCTCCCTTCGATATCGAATACCGCATCGTCCGGCGCAGCGACGGCGAAACCCGCGTCGTGCACGCGTGCGCGCGGGTGGCCCGGGATGAATCCGGCAGGCCCGTCAAGGTTTCCGGGTTCATCCGGGACATCACCGAACGCGCGATGGCCTTTCGCGACCTCCGTCGCGCCAACGATTTCCTCGAACAGCTCATCGAGACGGCCAACGTCCTTGTGGTGTGCCTGGACAAGTCGGGCCGGATTCTCGTCTGCAACGGAGCGGTGGAGCGGGCCACTGGCTACGAGCGCGACGAGCTCCTCGGCCGCTCCTGGTTCGACACCGTGGTCCCGGGCGACCGGTATTGCGAACTCGTGGAACTCTTCCAATCCATCCAAACTGGCTCCGACTACCCCCGGAACCACGCCAACCCCATCGTGAGCAAGCTCGGCGAGGAACGCCATTTCTCCTGGCAGAACAGCCGGTTCGCAGGGTTCGACGGCGCGTTCTTCACGGTGTCCTTCGGATACGACATCACCGAGCAGGTGAACGCTGAAAAAGCCCTGCGGGTCATCCGCAAGCATTCCGATCTGCTCTCCGACTTCCTGGAAAACTCCTCGCAGCCCTTCCTGGCCATGTGGCCCGACGGAAAAATCGCCATCGTGAACAAGGCCTTCTCGGTCCTGCTCGGGTATTCCAGGAAGGAGCTCCTGGAACTCGCCTGGACCGGCGCCCTCGTCCCCATCGAGAACAGGCAGGCGGGCAACGACGCCATGGAGCGCCTGCGCGCCACGGGGCAGCCGGTGCGTTTCGAGACCTGCCTGGTCCGCCTCGGCGGAGCGCATGTGCCCGTGGAGGTCAACCTGCACCAGTTCTTGGGGCCGGACGGGAGCGTGGAATACTACTACGCTTTCGTCAGCGACATCACGGAACGCAAATCGAGCCGTGACAGGCTGCAGGCCGCCATGAACGCCGTGGAAGCCGCCAGCCGCGCCAAGAGCGAATTTTTGGCCAACATGAGCCACGAGATACGCACCCCCCTCTCGGCCATCCTGGGCTTGGCCGAGCTGTCGCAGCGTGTCCCCGATCCGTTGAAGACGGCCCGCCACCTCTCCATGATAGCAGAATCCGCCCACACCCTGCTGGCCATCATCGGCGACGTGCTGGACCTCTCGCGGGTGGAGGCGGGCAAGCTGCAGCTGGACTCCAAGGTGTTTTCGCTCGGGCATCTCGTTGAGAAGGTGCTGGAGCCGTTCGCCTATCCCTGCCGGGAGAAAAGGATCGAACTCGCGTGGGAGATTGACACGGACGTCCCGAACACTCTGATGGGCGACCCCACCCGACTTGGGCAGGTCCTGACCAACCTTGTGGGCAACGCATTGAAATTCACCGACCAGGGCACGATATCCGTGAGCGTGCGGATGCTGCGCAACGCCCTTTCCGGGCTGGCAGTGCTCCAGTTCACCGTCACCGACACGGGCGTGGGGATCGCTCCCGGGGATATCGAGATGATCTTCGACAGCTTCAGGCAGGCCGACTCGTCGTATTCGAAGGCTTACCAGGGCGCGGGACTCGGCCTGGCCATATGCCGGGAACTGGTGTCGCTTATGGGTGGGCGCATATGGGCGGAGAGCGTTCCCGGCCGGGGGAGCGCGTTTTACTTCACGGCGGCGTTCGAACCGGCGCGCGGGGTGGTATCGCAATCGGCCAGGACAGGACAGGCCGAGGGCGGGGCTCAATCCGCCGTGCGGATTCTCGTGGCCGAGGACAACCCGTTCAACCGGCACGTCTTCGAGCAATACTTGAGCATGCTCGGCCATTCGGTCCAGGCCGTTGGAGACGGCCAGGCCACTCTGGAGTGCCTGAAATCGTACGAGTTCGACTTGGTCTTCCTGGACGTTCAGATGCCCAAGCTCGACGGGTTGGAGGTAGTCGGGCGGATACGGGCGGGGGAATGCGGTGAAAGGACCGCCGGAATGCCCGTGGTGGCGCTCACGGCTTACGCCATGCAGGGCGACGAGAAACGCTTCCTGGACGCCGGAATGACCGGCTATCTGGCCAAGCCAGTCACTCTGGAGGCGCTCCAGGATGCCATCGTGCGCCACACCCAGGGGGGGGCGCGCCAGCAGTCCATGAACCCCATGATGGACTCCGTGCGTGAGTCTTTTAGGCCGATGGTCAAGGATTTCCTCCATTTTATCCGTGGTCGCGCCGATTCGGCCAGGGCCTCCGTCGAAGCGGGCGATTTCGCCGGCGCCAGGGCCGCCGGGCATGACATCAAGGGGACGTCGCTCGCATTCGGAGTTTCGCCGATCAACGCGGCCGGAGAATCCCTCGAAAGGGCATGTGGGAAAAACGATCGTGCGGAAGCGGTCCTGGCCTTGCGGCAGTTGGACGACCTGCTCGAGGAGGTCGCGTCGTCCATTCACGAACCCCGGTAG